ACGCTGTCACGCTCCCTCCATGATCTTCCCGAAAACTGGGCCGCCGCCGTCGTGCAATGCGCCCGTCAATCCAACGCGCTGGAGCATTCCCTATGACCATCCCCCAATCGATCTTCGGCCCTTGCCACGGCGTCGTGCCTTTGCGCCCTCGGCTGGAAAACTGGATGGCAGAGCTGCTGCAAGACCGCCCCCGCCTTGACGCGCTGACCGACCGCTTTGGCGCCCCGCTCAATATCCAGTCGGTCGATCCCTTCCGCCGCAATATCGCGCAGCTGACCGACTGCGTGACCGACTATGGCCTGCCCTTCCTGCCCATGTTTGCGCGCAAGGCAAATAAATGCCTCAGCTACGTGCAGGCCGCGCGGGATATGGGCATCGGCATCGATACGGCCAGTCATGCGGAGGTAGAACAATGCCTCGAACAAGGTCTGCCGGGTGACCGCATCGTCTGCACCGCGGCCGTTAAGGATCGCGCGCTGATGACCCTTTGTGTGGGTGGCGGCGTGACTGTGATCCTTGATAATGAGGATGAGTTGGAACTGCTGGAGGAAGTCGCCGAAGGCGCGACCAAGCCTGTCTCTGTCGGCCTGCGCCTCAACGGGTTTGAGCGTGACGGTACTAAGCTTTATTCGCGTTTCGGCTTTCCGCTGACGCAGGTCCCTACCCTCGCCGCGCGCATTGCCGCGTCGGAAACGCTCCGCCTCGACGGGCTGCACTTCCACCTCAACGGCTATAGCGCCGAGGATCGCATCGCCGCGATCCTGCAAACGCTCCCCCTGATAAACAAGATCAAAGGCGACAGCACCGCGCCCTTCTTCCTTGATATCGGCGGCGGCATCCCGATGAACTACCTCGACGATGCGGCGGAGTGGGAGACTTGGCTGGCCGAGCTTGACCTCGCCCTGTCCGGTGACCGCGACCCCATCACCCAGCATAACGACGGGCTGGGGCGCAAA
The sequence above is a segment of the Sulfitobacter sp. M39 genome. Coding sequences within it:
- a CDS encoding Y4yA family PLP-dependent enzyme; this translates as MTIPQSIFGPCHGVVPLRPRLENWMAELLQDRPRLDALTDRFGAPLNIQSVDPFRRNIAQLTDCVTDYGLPFLPMFARKANKCLSYVQAARDMGIGIDTASHAEVEQCLEQGLPGDRIVCTAAVKDRALMTLCVGGGVTVILDNEDELELLEEVAEGATKPVSVGLRLNGFERDGTKLYSRFGFPLTQVPTLAARIAASETLRLDGLHFHLNGYSAEDRIAAILQTLPLINKIKGDSTAPFFLDIGGGIPMNYLDDAAEWETWLAELDLALSGDRDPITQHNDGLGRKAGGEGNVDSYPVAQTLVQEDWMRRILDHMADGQTVAAHLRDAHISLRCEPGRSLLDGCGMTLARVAFCKRDSAGTPVIGVQMNRTQSRSGFAEFALDPLMVPAPGPPKEAIEGYLAGTYCTESEWLTRRKMSFPQGVKAGDLMVFPNTAGYLMHFLESRSHQFPLARNVFVTEGNAGAVVLDDIDAG